One genomic region from Pseudanabaena sp. FACHB-2040 encodes:
- a CDS encoding DUF4142 domain-containing protein, which produces MKMRRYTKRTTAFLGAVALTSLISLPAVAQMNQPNTPGAGQTPQTVPGQQQQRPGGVNQPGNVNQPGRLPGQQPGNVNQPGTQQSPQVRPGQQQQAAAISSLDREFIIMAAQGNNAEIQTSQLALQRSQDQQVRSFAQQMIEEHTQANERLATIARQYGVNLPADPGPLNTAIAQELASLSGANFDRAYMEAQENAHLRTIGLYRTVIQQGRTPDVQSYASTLLPNIDGHYQMANQMVNQFRAGNIRR; this is translated from the coding sequence ATGAAAATGCGCCGTTACACCAAAAGAACCACTGCATTTCTAGGCGCTGTTGCGCTCACTTCTCTGATCAGTCTGCCAGCAGTCGCTCAGATGAATCAACCCAATACACCTGGCGCAGGGCAAACCCCTCAGACCGTACCGGGCCAACAGCAACAGCGGCCCGGAGGCGTGAACCAGCCTGGGAACGTAAACCAGCCAGGTAGGCTGCCAGGACAGCAACCAGGGAACGTGAATCAGCCAGGCACTCAGCAAAGCCCTCAAGTAAGGCCCGGACAACAGCAGCAAGCTGCAGCTATCAGCAGCTTGGACCGCGAGTTTATAATCATGGCCGCTCAGGGAAATAATGCTGAGATTCAAACTTCTCAGCTAGCTTTGCAGCGCTCTCAAGATCAGCAGGTGAGAAGCTTTGCTCAGCAGATGATTGAAGAGCATACTCAGGCAAACGAGCGACTGGCGACGATCGCTAGACAGTACGGCGTTAACCTACCCGCAGATCCGGGGCCGCTGAATACTGCGATCGCACAGGAGCTAGCCTCGCTGAGCGGAGCCAACTTCGACCGTGCCTACATGGAAGCTCAAGAAAACGCACACCTAAGAACGATCGGTCTCTATAGAACCGTCATCCAGCAAGGCCGGACTCCAGATGTCCAGAGCTATGCATCTACTTTACTGCCCAACATTGATGGTCACTACCAGATGGCCAATCAAATGGTCAATCAGTTTAGGGCAGGCAACATCCGACGTTAA
- a CDS encoding DUF2993 domain-containing protein, with product MPAPIPFPFIHPGDYSIMPEEQSLEGQAASKLIEMLLSSQLNNADKMDINIHTDLGKIAQGKMDSVSISSKDIVAQQGISVQELEVQTDEISINPLSALFGKLELNEPVNSISRVVLTEDDLNRTLSSDLLRDKQFVIQLDVEGERVPFKLLPPIEVRLPGEGKVAFGGNIEVFDGGREQQLQVQGTVYPRTDDHSVLLENFAFGQGQALSVEIMLAFIQKFKQLIHLPFLHVNGVAVQIQKLEVRRGSLALLIRAQITELPA from the coding sequence ATGCCAGCACCTATTCCTTTTCCCTTCATCCACCCAGGAGATTACAGCATAATGCCAGAGGAGCAAAGCTTAGAGGGGCAAGCAGCCTCAAAATTAATTGAGATGCTGCTGTCTAGTCAGCTAAATAATGCTGACAAAATGGACATTAATATTCATACCGACTTGGGAAAGATAGCCCAGGGAAAAATGGATTCTGTTTCCATTTCAAGTAAAGATATTGTTGCTCAACAGGGCATCAGTGTACAGGAATTAGAAGTCCAGACAGACGAAATCTCAATCAATCCACTGAGCGCTTTATTTGGCAAGCTTGAGCTCAATGAGCCAGTCAACTCTATTAGCCGAGTTGTTCTCACAGAAGACGATCTTAACCGGACGTTAAGCTCTGATCTGCTGCGCGACAAGCAATTTGTTATTCAGCTAGATGTAGAGGGAGAAAGGGTGCCGTTTAAGCTGTTGCCTCCTATAGAAGTGAGGCTTCCGGGCGAAGGCAAAGTGGCCTTTGGTGGCAATATAGAGGTGTTCGACGGAGGCAGAGAACAACAGCTCCAGGTGCAAGGCACAGTCTATCCCCGCACCGATGACCATTCTGTTCTTCTAGAGAATTTTGCCTTTGGACAAGGTCAAGCCCTTTCTGTAGAGATCATGCTGGCCTTTATCCAGAAGTTTAAGCAGCTTATCCATCTGCCCTTTCTTCACGTTAATGGAGTTGCTGTTCAAATTCAGAAGCTAGAAGTGCGTCGGGGTAGCCTTGCGCTTCTGATTAGAGCCCAGATTACTGAGCTGCCTGCCTAA